One segment of Pseudanabaena sp. PCC 6802 DNA contains the following:
- a CDS encoding CPBP family intramembrane glutamic endopeptidase, with the protein MNVTKIASYAAPARLGLFLGTLLTIWLPIAAPLYLIWGEPTGTGLAILLYIEFIALIWWWGRNVEQKARPYAYYGLVFSWQNWQECAIGIGLGGASLSLLMLLELGLGWFSWRTGADWQHAILPGLLTSMGVGFAEELLFRGWLLTELEKDYGNGRSLVLNSSIFALLHLNFAKLVESFAVMGTQLPGLLLLGMDLVWARRSRFGRLGLAIGLHGGLVWVYYVINTTKLLVPTKAVPEWVTGIGGNPIAGMMGILFLGAIAFILNILKRA; encoded by the coding sequence GTGAACGTTACTAAAATAGCCAGCTATGCAGCCCCAGCCCGACTGGGGCTATTTTTGGGCACTTTATTAACGATCTGGTTGCCGATCGCTGCCCCCCTTTATCTAATCTGGGGCGAACCCACTGGCACGGGTTTGGCCATCCTGTTGTATATCGAATTCATTGCCCTGATCTGGTGGTGGGGCAGAAATGTCGAGCAAAAGGCGCGCCCCTATGCCTATTACGGACTGGTATTTAGCTGGCAAAACTGGCAGGAATGCGCGATCGGTATTGGCTTGGGCGGAGCGAGTTTGAGCTTGCTGATGTTGCTAGAGTTAGGTTTGGGATGGTTCAGTTGGCGAACTGGAGCAGACTGGCAGCACGCGATCTTACCTGGGCTACTCACGAGCATGGGCGTGGGCTTTGCCGAAGAGCTACTGTTTCGGGGTTGGTTGCTAACGGAATTAGAGAAGGACTATGGCAACGGGCGATCGCTTGTCCTTAACAGCAGTATCTTTGCCCTACTGCATCTAAATTTTGCCAAGTTGGTAGAAAGCTTCGCAGTCATGGGCACACAGCTCCCAGGATTACTTCTACTAGGCATGGATCTAGTCTGGGCAAGGCGATCGCGATTCGGCAGGCTGGGGCTGGCGATCGGTCTGCACGGCGGACTCGTGTGGGTATACTACGTTATCAACACTACAAAACTATTGGTACCGACTAAAGCGGTTCCAGAATGGGTGACTGGTATTGGCGGCAACCCGATTGCTGGCATGATGGGAATATTGTTTTTAGGGGCGATCGCATTTATCCTAAACATTCTAAAGAGAGCATAG
- the gltD gene encoding glutamate synthase small subunit — MGKPTGFIEYLREVAAELSPRDRIRNWDEFHLPMPEENLRNQGARCMDCGTPFCHTGTLISGMASGCPINNLIPEWNDLVYRGLWREALERLHKTNNFPEFTGRVCPAPCEGSCVLGIHNPPVTIKNIEHSIIDKGWEEGWVVAEPPAKRTGKKVAIVGSGPAGLCAAAQLNKAGHWVTVIEREDRPGGLLMYGIPNMKLDKKKVVMRRLEILEKEGVKFECGIEVGKDLPVAKLMKEFDAIVLCTGATKPRDLPIEGRQLHGIHFAMDFLTANTKSLLDSKPRQDFISAQDKDVVIIGGGDTGTDCVGTSIRHGCRSLAQLEIMPRPPMERAADNPWPEWPKVYKLDYGQEEAAAQFGADPRSYVTTATKFEGDADGNVAAVHTIQVKWEKNENGQFVPQHVPGTEKVLPAQLVLLAMGFLGPEQPLLDALNIERDRRTNVKAEYGKYATNIPGVFAAGDCRRGQSLVVWAFNEGRGAARECDLYLMGSTDLPY; from the coding sequence ATGGGCAAACCAACAGGCTTTATTGAATATCTACGGGAAGTAGCAGCAGAACTTTCACCACGCGATCGCATCCGTAACTGGGATGAATTTCACCTGCCGATGCCAGAAGAAAACCTGCGCAATCAGGGCGCTCGTTGCATGGACTGCGGTACGCCATTTTGTCATACGGGTACGCTCATCAGCGGTATGGCCAGCGGTTGCCCGATCAATAACCTCATCCCCGAATGGAACGACCTTGTCTATCGCGGACTGTGGCGCGAAGCGCTGGAGCGGCTGCACAAAACCAACAACTTCCCCGAGTTCACCGGACGAGTCTGTCCTGCTCCTTGTGAAGGCTCCTGCGTTCTGGGTATCCATAACCCACCCGTGACGATTAAGAACATCGAACATTCAATTATTGACAAAGGTTGGGAAGAAGGCTGGGTAGTTGCCGAACCACCCGCCAAACGAACTGGCAAAAAAGTCGCGATCGTAGGTTCTGGCCCTGCGGGATTGTGTGCCGCCGCTCAACTTAACAAAGCCGGACATTGGGTTACAGTCATTGAACGTGAAGATCGCCCTGGCGGTCTTCTGATGTACGGCATTCCCAACATGAAGTTAGATAAAAAAAAGGTTGTCATGCGTCGCCTTGAAATCCTGGAGAAAGAAGGCGTAAAGTTTGAATGCGGCATCGAAGTTGGGAAGGATTTGCCCGTTGCCAAATTAATGAAAGAATTTGATGCGATCGTGTTATGTACTGGCGCTACCAAACCGCGTGACTTGCCGATTGAAGGGAGGCAACTGCACGGTATTCACTTCGCGATGGATTTTCTCACGGCAAATACAAAATCACTATTGGATTCCAAACCCAGGCAGGATTTCATTTCCGCTCAAGATAAGGATGTGGTAATTATTGGCGGTGGCGATACTGGCACGGATTGCGTGGGAACTTCAATTCGTCATGGTTGTCGCAGTCTCGCGCAACTGGAGATCATGCCACGACCGCCGATGGAACGGGCAGCAGATAACCCCTGGCCGGAGTGGCCGAAGGTCTATAAGCTCGATTACGGTCAGGAGGAAGCTGCTGCTCAGTTTGGCGCTGACCCGCGCTCCTACGTTACCACAGCAACTAAGTTTGAAGGTGATGCCGATGGTAACGTTGCCGCAGTCCATACTATTCAGGTCAAATGGGAAAAAAATGAGAACGGTCAGTTTGTCCCGCAACACGTACCAGGCACCGAGAAAGTTCTACCAGCGCAACTCGTCCTTCTAGCAATGGGATTTCTCGGCCCCGAACAACCGCTACTTGATGCGCTCAATATCGAACGCGATCGGCGCACTAATGTCAAAGCTGAATATGGTAAATATGCTACCAATATTCCTGGTGTTTTTGCTGCGGGCGATTGTCGTCGAGGTCAGAGTTTAGTAGTTTGGGCTTTTAATGAAGGACGCGGTGCGGCACGCGAATGCGATTTATACCTGATGGGCAGTACCGATCTACCTTATTGA
- a CDS encoding ATP-binding protein produces MIVTPLRPVGQTWSTLSFASTLYLKPVLDLLLAEVPQIWQAELRLGLQEALVNAAKHGNHLDPAKQVIVKFSIVAQQYWWVITDQGSECGCYEVVNTEYSEVPCFESECGRGFYILRQIFDRVQWDNSMHELQLCKQIPRYSAPTIC; encoded by the coding sequence GTGATCGTCACACCTCTCCGCCCAGTAGGGCAAACATGGAGTACTCTCAGTTTTGCTTCCACTCTATACCTAAAACCAGTTCTCGATCTCTTACTTGCTGAAGTCCCCCAAATTTGGCAAGCGGAGCTCCGCCTAGGGCTACAAGAAGCCCTTGTTAATGCAGCTAAGCACGGAAATCACCTCGATCCTGCTAAGCAGGTAATCGTGAAGTTTTCAATTGTAGCTCAGCAGTATTGGTGGGTTATTACCGATCAAGGATCTGAATGCGGCTGTTATGAAGTTGTTAACACTGAGTATTCCGAGGTTCCCTGTTTTGAATCTGAGTGCGGTCGAGGCTTTTATATCTTGCGGCAGATATTCGATCGCGTGCAATGGGACAATTCCATGCACGAACTACAATTGTGCAAGCAAATACCCCGCTATAGCGCTCCGACTATTTGTTAA
- the clpS gene encoding ATP-dependent Clp protease adapter ClpS, whose amino-acid sequence MSTETIERTSTTRKIAPRYRVLLHNDDFNSMEYVVQTLMQVVNGMTQPQAVDIMMEAHTNNCALVITCVMEHAEFYCEGLQSKGLISTIEPES is encoded by the coding sequence ATGTCTACAGAAACTATAGAACGTACTTCAACCACCCGTAAAATTGCACCGCGCTATCGAGTACTGCTGCATAATGACGACTTTAACTCGATGGAGTATGTGGTGCAAACGCTCATGCAAGTGGTAAACGGCATGACGCAGCCACAAGCAGTGGACATTATGATGGAGGCACATACCAACAATTGCGCCCTGGTGATTACCTGCGTGATGGAACACGCCGAGTTTTATTGTGAAGGGCTGCAAAGCAAAGGGCTGATCAGTACGATCGAACCAGAATCGTGA
- a CDS encoding tetratricopeptide repeat protein → MSTLSLSPAQQKFWYVSRIPDSELTIAHLVEAGLAISWEEYPNIDLSSYREVLDRMAADLQLRIKSINYPLKAIGEINRYLFEEQNFRGNENNYYDPRNSFLTDVISRRLGIPITLSIVYMAIGDRIGFPFEGVSLPGHFIIRPQRSDIEVFIDPFNKGEILFKEDCAAKIAQIYGQQAELRPEYLETVGVRHILERMLMNLKLIYLNQQKFHKALAVVEKILMLWPNESSQVRDHGLLCYQLERYVEARSDLETYIALSPHAQDSQLIQALIDEMKQL, encoded by the coding sequence ATGTCTACCTTGAGTCTATCCCCTGCCCAGCAAAAATTTTGGTATGTTTCTCGAATCCCTGACTCGGAATTAACGATCGCTCATTTAGTGGAGGCAGGTTTGGCAATATCTTGGGAAGAGTACCCAAACATCGATCTGTCTAGCTATCGTGAAGTGCTCGATCGCATGGCAGCAGATCTACAGCTAAGGATAAAAAGCATAAACTATCCTTTAAAAGCGATCGGTGAAATTAATCGCTATTTATTTGAAGAACAAAATTTCAGGGGCAATGAAAATAACTACTACGATCCGCGCAATAGCTTTTTGACAGATGTGATCTCTCGTCGCCTGGGCATTCCAATTACGCTGTCGATCGTGTACATGGCAATCGGCGATCGCATTGGTTTTCCCTTCGAAGGCGTGAGTCTACCAGGACATTTTATTATTCGACCGCAGCGTTCTGATATTGAAGTATTCATAGACCCCTTTAACAAAGGTGAGATTCTCTTTAAAGAGGACTGTGCCGCCAAGATAGCTCAAATTTACGGACAGCAGGCGGAACTGAGGCCGGAGTATCTCGAGACGGTGGGCGTGCGCCACATTTTAGAAAGGATGCTGATGAATCTCAAGCTGATCTATCTCAATCAGCAAAAGTTCCATAAAGCGTTAGCTGTGGTGGAAAAAATCCTCATGTTATGGCCGAACGAATCAAGTCAGGTACGGGATCACGGTCTATTGTGCTATCAGTTAGAGCGCTATGTCGAAGCCCGTAGCGATCTGGAGACCTATATAGCTCTCAGCCCCCACGCCCAAGACTCTCAACTGATTCAAGCCCTAATTGATGAGATGAAGCAACTGTAA
- a CDS encoding RelA/SpoT family protein, with the protein MSPVACLTDVSAWMPAWLRECWEKVEASDPEALENSGLVCRAFHFAHQLHEGQCRASGEPYIMHPIEVATILRNLGGSEATIAAGFLHDVVEDTIVTADEIEAKFGSEVRQLVEGVTKLSKFNFESKTERQAENFRRMFLAMAQDIRVIVVKLADRLHNMRTLEYLKPEKQITIARETRDIFTPLANRLGIWQIKWEMEDLAFKYLEPEQYRQMQSLVSQTRSSREDQIERVIEALRSRLNQAGFCDFEISGRPKHLYSIYKKMQHQQKGYDEIYDVSAVRIIVNTNEECYRVLAIAHDCFRPIPGRFKDYIGLPKPNRYQSLHTTVIESNGQPLEVQIRTWEMHHIAEYGIAAHWKYKETNSSQPGIKSEDEKFGWLRQLVDWQRELKDDQEYIDSLKENLFDSEVYVFSPKGDVYCLPRGATPVDFAYRVHTEVGNHCAGALVNNRMVPLDRQLHNGDIVTILRQNNAHPSLDWINFVATSSARNRIRQWFKRSHRDENIARARMMLEKALGKNSLEALIKSEQMLKVAERCNYHSVDDMLAALGYGEISLNMVVNKLRENQVASNLTVKLPNQPLAVSSKAPILGIDGMLHHIAGCCKPLPGEPIIGVVTLGGSRGISVHRQDCSNLDTIPGDRLIPVNWNNEENDNRPLTYPVDIQVETIDRVGVLKDILTRLSDNKVNVRQAQVETQPGKAALINLSVDVRDRQQFEKICSQITKMGDILSVRRLIQSDN; encoded by the coding sequence ATGAGCCCTGTTGCCTGTCTGACTGATGTAAGTGCTTGGATGCCAGCTTGGCTAAGGGAATGTTGGGAAAAAGTAGAAGCTAGCGACCCAGAGGCTTTGGAGAATAGTGGGTTGGTCTGTCGGGCTTTCCATTTTGCCCACCAACTGCATGAAGGACAGTGTCGCGCTTCCGGCGAACCGTATATCATGCACCCCATTGAGGTCGCTACCATATTACGCAATCTGGGGGGGAGCGAGGCCACGATCGCTGCTGGGTTTCTGCACGATGTAGTTGAAGACACAATTGTTACTGCTGACGAAATAGAGGCAAAATTTGGCTCAGAAGTACGTCAATTGGTCGAAGGGGTGACCAAGCTCTCTAAATTTAACTTTGAAAGCAAAACTGAGCGTCAAGCCGAAAATTTTCGCCGCATGTTCCTCGCCATGGCGCAGGATATTCGCGTCATTGTGGTGAAACTGGCAGATCGCCTGCATAATATGCGAACGCTAGAATACCTCAAGCCCGAAAAACAGATAACGATTGCCCGTGAGACCAGAGATATATTTACGCCTTTAGCAAACCGCTTGGGGATTTGGCAGATTAAGTGGGAAATGGAGGACTTGGCATTTAAATACCTCGAACCCGAGCAATATCGGCAAATGCAGAGCTTAGTATCGCAAACGCGTAGCAGTCGCGAAGATCAAATTGAGCGGGTAATTGAGGCTCTGCGATCGCGGCTCAACCAGGCTGGTTTCTGTGATTTTGAAATTAGCGGCAGACCAAAGCATTTGTATAGCATCTATAAGAAGATGCAGCACCAGCAAAAGGGATACGACGAGATCTACGATGTATCGGCAGTCAGGATTATTGTCAATACCAATGAGGAATGCTACAGGGTATTAGCGATCGCCCATGATTGCTTCCGCCCAATTCCAGGGCGCTTTAAGGATTATATTGGCTTGCCAAAGCCCAATCGCTATCAATCTTTACACACCACGGTGATTGAAAGCAACGGTCAGCCTCTAGAAGTACAGATTCGCACTTGGGAAATGCACCACATTGCGGAGTACGGCATTGCGGCACACTGGAAATATAAAGAAACCAATTCCAGCCAACCGGGAATCAAGAGCGAGGATGAAAAGTTTGGCTGGCTGCGGCAGCTAGTGGACTGGCAACGAGAGCTTAAAGACGACCAGGAATACATTGACTCCCTCAAAGAAAACCTATTTGATAGTGAGGTTTATGTATTTAGTCCTAAAGGCGATGTTTATTGTTTGCCACGAGGTGCTACGCCCGTAGACTTTGCTTATCGCGTCCATACGGAAGTAGGCAATCATTGTGCGGGTGCGTTGGTAAACAACCGCATGGTACCCCTGGATCGTCAGCTACACAATGGCGATATTGTCACGATCCTGCGTCAAAATAACGCTCATCCCAGCCTGGACTGGATTAATTTTGTCGCGACCAGTAGCGCCAGAAATCGCATCCGGCAGTGGTTTAAGCGATCGCACCGCGATGAAAATATCGCACGGGCGCGAATGATGCTGGAAAAGGCGCTGGGCAAGAACAGTCTAGAGGCTTTGATTAAGTCCGAGCAAATGCTGAAAGTGGCGGAGCGCTGTAACTATCACAGCGTCGATGATATGCTCGCAGCGCTGGGGTATGGCGAAATTTCGCTCAACATGGTCGTCAATAAACTGCGTGAAAATCAAGTTGCCAGCAATCTTACCGTTAAGCTCCCAAATCAACCATTAGCAGTTAGTTCTAAGGCTCCCATTCTGGGCATTGATGGTATGTTGCATCACATCGCGGGCTGTTGCAAGCCTCTGCCCGGCGAGCCAATTATTGGTGTGGTCACCCTGGGTGGTAGTAGGGGAATTTCCGTGCATCGTCAGGACTGTAGCAATCTCGATACTATCCCCGGCGATCGCCTCATTCCCGTGAATTGGAATAACGAGGAAAATGACAACCGACCGCTCACCTATCCAGTCGATATCCAGGTGGAAACTATAGATCGAGTGGGAGTACTCAAGGATATTCTGACTCGTTTGTCTGACAACAAAGTGAACGTGCGTCAGGCTCAGGTAGAAACTCAACCTGGTAAAGCCGCTTTAATCAATCTCAGCGTTGATGTTAGGGATCGCCAACAGTTTGAGAAAATTTGCAGTCAAATTACTAAAATGGGCGATATTCTCTCCGTGCGTCGCTTGATTCAATCAGACAATTGA
- a CDS encoding ISAzo13-like element transposase-related protein, whose translation MAIIGIEIRIAHYPPYTSKYNPIEYRLFPHLSRVCQGAIFESVQTVQDLMAKATTRTGLNVFTTILDKSYQTGRKVAEDFKSNMKIVFDEFLPQWNYTAKPELQVI comes from the coding sequence TTGGCAATAATAGGAATCGAAATTCGCATTGCCCACTACCCTCCCTATACCTCCAAGTACAATCCCATTGAGTACCGCTTATTTCCCCATCTCTCTCGTGTGTGTCAAGGTGCGATCTTTGAGAGTGTCCAGACTGTTCAAGACTTAATGGCAAAAGCAACTACTCGCACAGGACTGAATGTATTTACGACCATACTCGACAAGAGCTATCAAACGGGGCGAAAAGTGGCTGAAGACTTCAAATCCAACATGAAGATTGTCTTTGATGAATTCTTGCCGCAATGGAATTATACGGCAAAGCCAGAATTACAAGTTATTTAA
- a CDS encoding serine/threonine-protein kinase: MISTLLDNRYQIIRVLGTGGFGETFLAEDTKMPSSRYCAIKQLRAIADNPQVYQLLQQRFLREAAVLEELGEGCSQIPCLYAYFTENEQFYLVQEWIEGQTLLEKVKSEGRQSEDFTRQILIDILHILNYIHSRGIIHRDIKPDNIILRNCDRQPVLIDFGAVKETVGGGAIPHATKSIIIGTPGFMSSEQSMGRPTFASDLYGLGMTGIYLLTGKMPRDLTTDPETAEIVWRGQAPGISESLARILEKAVQFYPRDRYGNAKTMLSDLENASEPGFVPLPSQVPTMAIPISRKSQSTGVASRQFTPKLLVAQSASSPVPSRARRSKQKIAIATFLSLGILFGIGAAIVLPFLRTLQTSNPIAQQNPTIKPVKPIAIAPTSFYFLADSAYADESSAKRHVEALKADGFDRAGIFKLSDYPNLKRGKANTQVYVAKFQDRDSCIAQLELYVTRHPNAYCALASTDPTRPIEKVAGSSVLPPKPEPVIAQASTSPEQAVREYYDLINRQNYAIAWERLSPGFQQARAKHGFKGSYLSWWGEIERVEVSDASLVSRGADLAKVNAELTYYKKNGDIIPESLQIFLRWDTSHGWLFDDTRVR, encoded by the coding sequence ATGATTTCTACACTCTTAGATAACCGCTACCAAATTATTCGAGTATTGGGTACGGGTGGCTTTGGTGAGACTTTTTTAGCTGAGGACACCAAAATGCCCTCCAGTCGCTATTGCGCGATCAAGCAACTGAGAGCGATCGCCGATAATCCCCAGGTATATCAACTACTTCAGCAGAGATTTTTACGCGAAGCAGCCGTGCTGGAAGAGTTAGGTGAAGGTTGCAGCCAAATTCCCTGCTTATATGCCTACTTTACTGAGAACGAACAGTTCTACCTGGTGCAGGAATGGATTGAGGGGCAAACTTTGTTGGAAAAAGTAAAGTCTGAGGGCAGACAGAGTGAAGATTTCACGCGACAAATCCTGATTGACATTCTGCATATTTTGAACTACATCCACAGTCGTGGGATCATCCACCGCGATATCAAACCAGATAACATTATTCTACGCAACTGCGATCGCCAGCCAGTTTTGATCGACTTTGGAGCCGTGAAAGAAACTGTGGGTGGGGGAGCAATACCTCACGCGACAAAATCAATTATTATTGGTACGCCTGGATTTATGTCTTCAGAACAGTCGATGGGCAGACCGACCTTCGCCAGCGATCTCTACGGTCTGGGCATGACTGGCATTTACCTGCTTACAGGTAAAATGCCGAGGGATTTAACTACCGACCCTGAAACTGCCGAAATTGTCTGGCGGGGGCAAGCACCTGGCATCAGCGAGTCACTAGCGCGAATATTGGAGAAAGCCGTGCAGTTTTATCCTCGCGATCGCTATGGGAATGCCAAAACCATGCTGAGCGATTTGGAAAATGCTAGCGAGCCTGGCTTTGTGCCCTTACCTTCACAGGTGCCAACTATGGCAATACCGATTTCAAGGAAGAGCCAGAGTACTGGTGTGGCATCGCGTCAATTTACGCCAAAGCTATTAGTGGCTCAATCCGCATCCAGTCCCGTACCGAGTAGAGCTAGAAGATCTAAGCAGAAAATCGCGATCGCCACTTTTCTCAGTTTAGGCATCCTGTTTGGTATTGGTGCGGCGATCGTCCTGCCGTTTCTGAGAACGCTCCAAACATCAAATCCTATCGCTCAGCAAAATCCTACAATAAAACCAGTCAAGCCCATTGCGATCGCGCCTACTTCTTTCTATTTCCTCGCTGATTCTGCCTATGCGGACGAGAGCAGTGCCAAGCGCCATGTCGAAGCTCTGAAAGCGGACGGATTCGATCGAGCTGGAATATTTAAGTTATCCGATTATCCCAATTTAAAACGGGGAAAAGCAAATACTCAGGTATACGTGGCGAAATTCCAAGATCGAGATAGCTGTATCGCGCAATTGGAACTTTACGTCACTCGTCATCCTAACGCTTACTGTGCCCTGGCCAGTACCGATCCTACCAGACCGATTGAGAAAGTAGCAGGTAGTTCGGTGCTGCCCCCCAAACCAGAGCCAGTTATAGCTCAAGCAAGTACATCTCCCGAGCAGGCAGTGCGAGAATACTACGATCTGATTAACCGACAAAACTACGCGATCGCGTGGGAGAGGTTGTCACCTGGCTTTCAACAAGCGAGGGCAAAACATGGATTTAAAGGTTCTTATCTATCCTGGTGGGGTGAAATAGAAAGAGTGGAAGTCAGTGATGCCAGCCTGGTGTCTCGCGGCGCGGATCTGGCAAAAGTGAATGCCGAACTGACTTATTACAAGAAAAACGGCGATATCATCCCCGAATCTCTGCAAATCTTTTTACGATGGGATACATCTCATGGTTGGCTATTTGATGATACAAGAGTAAGATAA